A window of Deinococcus radiotolerans contains these coding sequences:
- a CDS encoding ABC transporter ATP-binding protein, with amino-acid sequence MSSSAAVSPSVPPDAPPRSALGVLGTYLGPLKWQVAALAALLLTGTGLNLLLPQLLQQFVDNAKQGAGADVAGLVRLAGLYILLAVGVQLMTAGATYVGARVGWTATNRLRADLMAHLLSLDMREHKERTPGEMIERIDGDVTALSNFFSQFAVRVFGAALLLTGALVMFFREDWRIGLGVTVFTAITLTAMNRVRKLGVEPTRLEREASARLFGFVEERLAGLEDVRSLGAGGHHLRRFLDVQRNFFTRSINSWRRRSVVWQLSMALFAVGYVGVLGAAVGLYASGAITLGTAFLLYQYMTLVEEPIDQLTQQLQDLQKAGASLGRVSELLALRSAVRGGETPLPAGPLPLAFRDVTFSYAPEDPQARGVLRGVSFELPAGQTVGLLGRTGSGKTTLTRLISRLYDATQGEILLGGVNVQATPLHDLRSRVAVVTQDVQLFQASVRDNLSFFDPHVTDAQVEAALHEVGLSAWLARLPEGVRTPLPTGSLSAGEAQLLAFARVMLRDPSLIILDEPSSRLDPATEALLTAAMTRLLSGRTAIIIAHRLDTVARADRILVLGDGEVLEDGRRDDLARNPRSHYAALLRAGQLNEHEGVLA; translated from the coding sequence ATGTCGTCCTCTGCCGCTGTGTCTCCCTCCGTGCCACCTGACGCTCCACCGCGGAGTGCGCTGGGGGTGCTGGGCACGTACCTAGGGCCGCTGAAGTGGCAGGTGGCGGCGCTGGCGGCGCTGCTGCTGACCGGGACGGGCCTGAACCTGCTGCTGCCGCAGCTGCTGCAACAGTTCGTGGACAACGCCAAGCAGGGCGCGGGCGCGGACGTCGCGGGACTGGTGCGCCTGGCGGGCCTGTACATCCTGCTCGCGGTGGGCGTGCAGCTCATGACGGCCGGGGCGACGTACGTAGGCGCGCGGGTCGGCTGGACCGCCACGAACCGCCTGCGAGCCGACCTGATGGCGCACCTGCTGTCCCTGGACATGCGCGAGCACAAGGAGCGCACGCCGGGCGAGATGATCGAACGGATTGACGGGGACGTGACGGCCCTGAGCAACTTCTTCTCGCAGTTCGCGGTGCGGGTGTTCGGCGCGGCGCTGCTGCTGACCGGCGCGCTGGTCATGTTCTTCCGCGAGGACTGGCGGATCGGGCTGGGCGTGACCGTGTTCACCGCCATCACGCTGACCGCCATGAACCGCGTGCGGAAACTGGGCGTGGAACCCACCCGCCTGGAACGCGAGGCGAGCGCGCGGCTGTTCGGCTTCGTCGAGGAGCGCCTCGCGGGCCTGGAGGACGTGCGCAGCTTGGGCGCCGGCGGACACCACCTGCGGCGCTTCTTGGACGTGCAGCGCAATTTCTTCACTCGCTCGATCAACTCGTGGCGGCGGCGCAGCGTCGTGTGGCAGCTGAGCATGGCACTGTTCGCGGTCGGGTACGTGGGCGTGCTGGGCGCGGCGGTGGGCCTGTACGCCAGCGGCGCGATCACGCTGGGCACGGCGTTCCTGCTGTACCAGTACATGACGCTGGTGGAGGAACCCATCGACCAGCTCACGCAGCAGCTTCAGGACCTCCAGAAGGCCGGGGCGAGCCTGGGGCGCGTGTCGGAACTGCTCGCGCTGCGCAGCGCCGTGCGCGGCGGCGAGACGCCCCTCCCGGCGGGGCCGCTGCCGCTGGCGTTCCGGGACGTGACCTTCAGCTACGCCCCGGAAGACCCGCAGGCACGCGGCGTGCTGCGCGGCGTGAGCTTCGAGCTGCCCGCCGGGCAGACCGTGGGCCTGCTGGGCCGCACGGGCAGCGGCAAGACCACCCTGACCCGCCTGATCTCCAGGCTGTACGACGCGACGCAGGGCGAGATCCTGCTGGGCGGCGTGAACGTGCAGGCCACGCCCCTGCACGACCTGCGCTCCCGCGTGGCGGTCGTCACGCAGGACGTGCAGCTGTTCCAGGCGAGCGTGCGCGATAACCTCAGCTTCTTCGACCCGCACGTCACCGACGCGCAGGTGGAGGCCGCGCTGCACGAGGTCGGCCTGAGCGCGTGGCTGGCCCGCCTGCCCGAGGGCGTGCGCACGCCGCTGCCCACCGGGAGCCTGTCCGCCGGGGAGGCGCAGCTCCTAGCGTTCGCGCGCGTCATGCTGCGCGACCCCAGCCTGATCATCCTGGATGAACCCAGCAGCCGCCTCGACCCCGCCACCGAGGCCCTGCTGACGGCCGCCATGACCCGCCTGCTGTCGGGCCGCACCGCGATCATCATCGCGCACCGCCTCGACACCGTCGCCCGCGCCGACCGGATCCTCGTCCTCGGCGACGGCGAGGTGCTGGAAGACGGCCGACGCGACGACCTCGCCCGCAACCCACGCAGTCACTACGCGGCCCTGCTGCGCGCCGGACAACTGAACGAACACGAAGGAGTGCTCGCATGA
- a CDS encoding ATP-binding cassette domain-containing protein has translation MTTSPLPQSPAPAKERTFPLSRELFRYKPGLFAFNLFMWSMVHASPALLTLAVSGVFRALEQADGLKTAGQPINPAIAAAWVSVAWFAFVRLSRFGIFYGAFRAWIELWYTLDALVRRNLLSYLLTARRSRRLPDTPAEAVSRFRDDVDDVAGYTEVWVDGAGFVLYSVVAITLMARVDPLITALVCTPLLLMVVFVQRLSPTIRTYRRRMREATARVTDFIGETFGAVSAVKLAAREDGMVTHLRSLGETRRHAALRDVLLTELIRGVNTNMVNLAVGLVLLLGANKVRGGTLDVADFVLFIGLLPRLTGSMGFFGDAIARHRRTGVSYDRMTRLLQDAPDTTIVEHHDVYLNREAPAAPPAPTAIPLRELRVDGLTALHPSGLGVHDASFSVARGEFVVITGRIGSGKSTLLRAVLGLIPIQSGTVAWNGETQDDPASFLVPPRSAYTAQLPNLFSDTLRENITSGADEAHLNRAVQLAVLEPDLHALSGGLDTPVGARGVKLSGGQIQRAAVARMLARPADLLVFDDVSSALDARTEAQLWQGLAQTDATCLVVSHRRAALLRADRILLMEGGRITDGGTLPDLLERSDEMRALWAEQDA, from the coding sequence ATGACCACCTCTCCCCTCCCCCAGTCACCGGCGCCCGCGAAGGAACGGACCTTCCCGCTGTCCAGGGAACTGTTCCGCTACAAGCCCGGCCTGTTTGCGTTCAACCTGTTCATGTGGAGCATGGTGCACGCCAGTCCCGCCCTGCTGACCCTGGCGGTCAGTGGCGTGTTCCGCGCGCTGGAGCAGGCGGACGGTCTGAAGACCGCGGGCCAGCCGATCAATCCAGCCATTGCCGCGGCGTGGGTGTCGGTGGCGTGGTTCGCGTTCGTGCGCCTGAGCCGCTTCGGGATCTTCTACGGCGCGTTCCGCGCGTGGATCGAGCTGTGGTACACCCTGGACGCCCTGGTGCGCCGCAACCTCCTGAGCTACCTGCTCACCGCCCGCCGCTCCCGGCGCCTGCCCGACACGCCCGCCGAGGCGGTCAGCCGCTTCCGCGACGACGTGGACGACGTCGCCGGGTACACCGAGGTGTGGGTGGACGGCGCGGGCTTCGTGCTGTACTCCGTCGTGGCGATCACGCTGATGGCCCGCGTGGACCCGCTGATCACGGCGCTGGTGTGCACGCCGCTGCTGCTGATGGTGGTGTTCGTGCAGCGCCTGTCGCCCACCATCCGCACGTACCGCCGCCGCATGCGCGAGGCGACTGCCCGCGTCACGGACTTCATCGGCGAGACCTTCGGCGCCGTGAGCGCCGTGAAACTCGCCGCGCGCGAGGACGGCATGGTCACGCACCTGCGATCCTTAGGCGAGACGCGCCGCCACGCGGCCCTGCGGGACGTGCTGCTGACCGAACTGATCCGCGGGGTGAACACGAACATGGTGAACCTCGCCGTGGGCCTCGTGCTGCTGCTCGGCGCGAACAAGGTGCGCGGCGGCACGCTGGACGTCGCGGACTTCGTGCTGTTCATCGGCCTGCTGCCCCGCCTGACCGGCAGCATGGGCTTCTTCGGCGACGCCATCGCCCGCCACCGCCGCACCGGCGTCAGCTACGACCGCATGACCCGCCTCCTGCAGGACGCGCCGGACACCACCATCGTCGAGCACCACGACGTGTACCTGAACCGCGAGGCGCCCGCCGCGCCCCCCGCCCCCACCGCCATCCCCCTGCGCGAACTGCGCGTGGACGGCCTGACCGCCCTGCACCCCAGCGGCCTGGGCGTCCACGACGCGAGCTTCAGCGTGGCACGCGGCGAGTTCGTGGTGATCACCGGCCGCATCGGCAGCGGCAAGAGCACCCTGCTGCGCGCCGTGCTGGGCCTCATCCCCATCCAGTCCGGCACCGTCGCCTGGAACGGCGAAACCCAGGACGACCCCGCCTCGTTCCTCGTCCCGCCCCGCAGCGCGTACACGGCGCAACTCCCGAACCTCTTCAGCGACACCCTGCGCGAGAACATCACCAGCGGCGCGGATGAGGCGCACCTGAACCGCGCCGTGCAGCTCGCCGTTCTGGAACCCGACCTGCACGCCCTGAGCGGCGGCCTCGACACCCCCGTCGGGGCGCGCGGCGTGAAACTCAGCGGCGGGCAGATCCAGCGCGCCGCCGTCGCCCGCATGCTCGCCCGCCCCGCCGACCTCCTCGTCTTCGATGACGTCAGCAGCGCTCTGGACGCCCGCACCGAGGCGCAACTCTGGCAGGGTCTCGCCCAGACTGACGCCACCTGCCTCGTCGTCAGCCACCGCCGCGCCGCCCTGCTGCGCGCCGACCGCATCCTCCTGATGGAAGGCGGCCGCATCACCGATGGAGGCACGCTCCCCGACCTGCTCGAACGCAGCGACGAGATGCGCGCCCTCTGGGCCGAACAGGACGCGTAA
- a CDS encoding GGDEF domain-containing protein, whose translation MNAAATDTHRQIARYRSLVQVIAALSRHVRTEELLRAMHRQVQALFASPVTLLARPTADGGWAVQTLESDSFSEQRLGPRRDGLLERVVTDRMRLENDLPAYLHREGLTVVRVHYRADLPHTMSWMGVPLRAADEVLGVLSVQSYALDAFTPEDLEFLELLGVQLGIVMENAALHEQLQREANTDPLTGLLNRRQFVAQVTAALSVPGPATLAVMDVQKFKRINDELGHAAGDAVLRGVAEAMLALTATRGQAFRLGGDEFALLLPTGVDEAAQQVQVLLDRVAHLTLPARPFLNVGLAACWPQDTAHDWLRRADARMYAAKQGRVHLRPTPEDTP comes from the coding sequence GTGAACGCCGCAGCCACCGACACGCACAGGCAGATCGCCCGGTACCGCTCCCTGGTGCAGGTGATCGCCGCGCTGTCCCGGCACGTGCGGACCGAGGAACTGCTGCGCGCCATGCACCGGCAGGTGCAGGCGCTGTTCGCGTCCCCCGTGACGCTCCTGGCGCGCCCCACCGCGGACGGCGGGTGGGCCGTTCAGACACTGGAAAGCGACTCGTTCTCCGAGCAGCGGCTCGGGCCGCGCCGGGACGGCCTGCTGGAACGGGTCGTCACGGACCGCATGCGACTGGAAAACGACCTGCCCGCGTACCTGCACCGCGAGGGCCTGACGGTCGTGCGCGTCCACTACCGCGCGGACCTGCCGCACACGATGTCCTGGATGGGCGTGCCGCTGCGCGCCGCGGATGAGGTGCTGGGCGTCCTGTCCGTGCAGAGTTACGCCCTGGACGCCTTCACGCCCGAGGACCTGGAGTTCCTGGAACTGCTGGGCGTGCAGCTGGGCATCGTGATGGAGAACGCCGCGCTGCACGAACAGCTGCAGCGCGAGGCGAACACCGACCCGCTGACCGGGCTGCTCAACCGCCGGCAGTTCGTGGCGCAGGTGACGGCGGCCCTCAGCGTGCCGGGCCCGGCCACGCTGGCCGTCATGGACGTGCAGAAATTCAAGCGCATCAACGACGAACTGGGCCACGCGGCAGGTGACGCCGTGCTGCGCGGCGTGGCCGAGGCGATGCTGGCGCTGACCGCCACGCGCGGACAGGCGTTCCGGCTGGGCGGCGACGAGTTCGCCCTGCTGCTCCCGACCGGCGTGGACGAGGCCGCGCAGCAGGTGCAGGTGCTGCTGGACCGGGTGGCGCACCTGACGCTGCCCGCGCGCCCCTTCCTGAATGTCGGCCTGGCGGCCTGCTGGCCGCAGGACACGGCGCACGACTGGCTGCGCCGCGCGGACGCCCGCATGTACGCGGCCAAGCAGGGACGCGTTCACCTGCGCCCCACGCCGGAGGACACGCCATGA
- the mqnE gene encoding aminofutalosine synthase MqnE yields the protein MNWLSDPALAPIARKVEAGQRLNFEEGMQLFRTRDLNTLMRLANLRKTALHGDKVYFVHSMRLEFTNICYVGCTFCAFAAHKNEARAWDYSPEEVAAQVGRRYLPGITELHMSSGHHPNHKWEYYPAMVRALREAYPELQVKAFTAAEIEHLSKISKKPTLDVLRELQAAGLSAMPGGGAEIFADRVRKQVAKNKVKAEKWLQIHSEAHSLGMRTNATMLYGHIETLEERLDHMHRLRELQDDSMARFGGGFHAFIPLAFQPLGNTLAQNLGKTEYTTGLDDLRNLAVARIYLDNFPHIKGYWVMIGSELTQVSLDWGVSDIDGTIQEEHIAHAAGATSPMKLSEQGMIRMIQHAGRLPVLRDAYYNELETFPAQHEAAD from the coding sequence ATGAACTGGCTCTCCGACCCGGCGCTCGCGCCCATCGCCCGGAAGGTCGAAGCGGGGCAGCGCCTGAACTTCGAAGAAGGCATGCAGCTGTTCAGAACCCGCGACCTGAACACCCTGATGCGCCTCGCGAACCTCCGCAAGACGGCGCTGCACGGCGACAAGGTGTACTTCGTGCACTCCATGCGCCTGGAATTCACGAACATCTGCTACGTGGGCTGCACGTTCTGCGCGTTCGCCGCGCACAAGAACGAGGCCCGCGCCTGGGATTACAGCCCAGAGGAAGTCGCCGCGCAGGTGGGCCGCCGCTACCTGCCCGGCATCACCGAACTGCACATGAGCAGCGGGCACCACCCGAACCACAAGTGGGAGTACTACCCCGCCATGGTCCGCGCGCTGCGCGAAGCGTACCCGGAGTTGCAGGTGAAGGCCTTCACCGCCGCCGAGATCGAGCACCTGAGCAAGATCAGCAAGAAACCCACCCTGGACGTCCTGCGGGAACTCCAGGCGGCGGGCCTGAGCGCCATGCCGGGCGGCGGCGCTGAGATCTTCGCCGACCGCGTGCGCAAACAGGTCGCGAAGAACAAGGTGAAAGCGGAGAAGTGGCTCCAGATTCACAGTGAGGCCCACTCCCTGGGCATGCGCACGAACGCCACCATGCTGTACGGCCATATCGAGACGCTGGAGGAACGCCTGGATCACATGCACCGCCTGCGCGAGTTGCAGGACGACTCCATGGCCCGCTTCGGCGGGGGCTTCCACGCGTTCATTCCGCTGGCGTTCCAGCCGCTGGGGAACACCCTGGCGCAGAACCTCGGGAAGACCGAGTACACCACCGGCCTGGACGACCTGCGTAACCTCGCCGTGGCGCGCATCTACCTGGATAACTTCCCGCACATCAAGGGCTATTGGGTGATGATCGGCTCTGAACTCACGCAGGTGAGCCTCGACTGGGGCGTGTCGGACATCGACGGCACCATCCAGGAGGAACACATCGCGCACGCCGCCGGGGCGACCAGCCCCATGAAACTGAGCGAGCAGGGCATGATCCGCATGATCCAGCACGCCGGACGTCTCCCCGTGCTGCGAGACGCGTACTACAACGAGCTGGAAACCTTCCCCGCGCAGCACGAGGCCGCCGACTGA
- a CDS encoding asparaginase — translation MPSDATPPARAPRLALIHTGGTIASRPSPDGRGLTPQTPPALPGLEEVQVTEAQPFSLPSPHMTPAHMGQLAALIRELAPTHDGVVVTHGTDTLEETAFALHLMLDVKVPVVLTGSMRHAEEISWDGPANLLDAAHVALHPHSPGRGPLVVIGGDIFDARTVTKIHTTAVDAFGGYPGPIGRIDREGHTPRLHYFAMPEPRATYHPAHLQARVEILYAYAGWTGEGYAEAAARADGLVIAALGTGNLPAELLPLIQGTAKPVVIATRTHAGPVLPVYGYAGGGATLVEAGAIPASFLNAHKARLLLLILLGQGLTREQIQTVFERDEF, via the coding sequence ATGCCCAGTGACGCCACCCCGCCCGCCCGCGCGCCCCGACTGGCACTGATCCACACGGGCGGCACGATCGCCAGCCGCCCCAGCCCCGACGGGCGCGGCCTGACCCCCCAGACGCCCCCAGCGCTGCCCGGCCTGGAAGAGGTGCAGGTGACCGAGGCGCAGCCCTTCAGCCTCCCCAGCCCGCACATGACCCCGGCGCACATGGGGCAGCTGGCGGCCCTGATCCGGGAACTGGCCCCCACGCACGACGGCGTGGTCGTCACGCACGGCACCGACACCCTGGAGGAAACGGCGTTCGCGCTGCACCTCATGCTGGACGTGAAGGTCCCGGTCGTCCTGACCGGCAGCATGCGCCACGCCGAGGAGATCAGCTGGGACGGCCCCGCCAACCTACTGGACGCCGCGCACGTCGCCCTGCACCCCCACAGCCCCGGACGCGGGCCGCTCGTCGTGATCGGCGGGGACATCTTCGACGCGCGGACCGTCACGAAGATCCACACGACCGCCGTGGACGCCTTCGGTGGGTACCCCGGCCCCATCGGCCGCATCGACCGCGAGGGGCACACGCCGCGCCTGCACTACTTCGCCATGCCCGAACCGCGCGCCACGTACCACCCCGCGCACCTGCAAGCGCGCGTGGAGATCCTCTACGCCTACGCCGGCTGGACCGGCGAGGGCTACGCCGAGGCCGCCGCGCGGGCCGACGGACTGGTCATCGCCGCGCTCGGCACCGGGAACCTCCCCGCCGAACTCCTCCCGCTCATCCAGGGCACCGCCAAGCCCGTCGTGATCGCCACCCGCACCCACGCCGGACCGGTCCTGCCCGTGTACGGCTACGCGGGCGGCGGCGCCACCCTGGTCGAGGCGGGCGCGATTCCCGCCAGTTTCCTGAACGCCCACAAGGCCCGGCTGCTGCTGCTGATCCTGCTCGGCCAGGGCCTCACGCGCGAGCAGATCCAGACGGTGTTCGAACGCGACGAATTCTGA
- a CDS encoding DUF3006 domain-containing protein yields the protein MTREEFRAPAEQRERPERWTVDALEDTPHGPVARLERPDGHTVDVALRHLPDGVREGDLLAVQDGPDGVRFQPLPQETQARREQAQAQLDALNTRQSPPTNDQGEIDL from the coding sequence ATGACCCGAGAAGAGTTTCGTGCACCGGCAGAACAGCGCGAGCGGCCGGAACGCTGGACGGTGGACGCCCTCGAAGACACCCCGCACGGACCGGTCGCCCGACTTGAACGCCCGGACGGCCACACGGTCGACGTGGCTCTGCGGCACCTCCCGGACGGCGTGCGCGAGGGCGACCTGCTGGCCGTGCAGGACGGGCCTGACGGCGTCCGCTTCCAGCCGCTCCCGCAGGAGACGCAGGCGCGCCGCGAGCAGGCCCAGGCCCAGCTGGACGCCCTGAACACCCGCCAGAGCCCCCCCACCAACGACCAGGGAGAGATCGACCTGTGA
- a CDS encoding ComEC/Rec2 family competence protein has protein sequence MTGPKRPPRKTSTPKKAAPDRKDAAKKDAPDKGAARKPSSAPKAPRPDPRTPKGRAARKPAARRGPSPSDLLGVLVLIGTASLAACGWMKQGGQDGAETKPTGGPAGQVTIRFLDIGQGDAILIQSPEGKTALIDGGRSGDRLREYIKDLNLDKLDLMVATHADADHIAGLVPAATLKPRVFINNGLGGTTQTWDRLVKNLQDAGSTFTKASNQTVNLGSVKLRVIAPPPGMGDGQNENSVGVAVQFGSFRALMTGDSETPETEGWLAQERDDLRGPFQVYKSIHHGAANGDSAAWLAYVRPENVVISVGTPNSYGHPTKKALDLYKQAGARVYRTDRQGTVTVQGSGDGTYTIATDR, from the coding sequence GTGACCGGCCCCAAACGCCCACCCAGGAAGACCAGCACGCCGAAAAAAGCCGCCCCGGACAGGAAGGACGCGGCAAAGAAAGACGCCCCAGACAAGGGCGCGGCGCGCAAGCCCAGCTCCGCCCCGAAAGCCCCCCGCCCTGACCCCAGAACCCCCAAAGGCCGAGCGGCCCGGAAACCCGCTGCCCGCCGCGGCCCCAGCCCCTCCGACCTGCTGGGCGTCCTCGTCCTGATCGGCACCGCCAGCCTCGCCGCGTGCGGTTGGATGAAACAGGGCGGCCAGGACGGCGCAGAGACCAAGCCCACGGGAGGACCCGCCGGGCAGGTCACCATCCGCTTCCTCGACATCGGGCAGGGCGACGCCATCCTGATCCAGAGCCCCGAGGGCAAGACTGCCCTGATCGACGGGGGCCGTAGCGGGGACCGCCTGCGTGAGTACATTAAGGACCTGAACCTCGACAAACTCGACCTGATGGTCGCCACGCACGCCGACGCCGACCACATCGCAGGTCTCGTCCCCGCCGCCACCCTGAAGCCGCGCGTGTTCATCAACAACGGCCTGGGCGGCACCACCCAGACCTGGGACCGCCTCGTGAAGAACCTCCAGGACGCCGGGAGCACCTTCACGAAGGCCAGCAACCAGACCGTGAACCTCGGCAGCGTGAAACTCCGCGTGATCGCCCCACCCCCCGGCATGGGCGACGGGCAGAACGAGAACAGCGTCGGCGTCGCCGTGCAGTTCGGGTCCTTCCGCGCCCTGATGACCGGCGACAGCGAAACCCCGGAAACCGAAGGCTGGCTCGCGCAGGAACGCGACGACCTGAGGGGCCCCTTCCAGGTGTACAAGAGCATCCACCACGGCGCCGCGAACGGCGACAGCGCCGCGTGGCTCGCGTACGTCCGCCCCGAGAACGTCGTCATCAGCGTCGGCACGCCCAACTCCTATGGGCACCCCACGAAAAAGGCCCTCGACCTCTACAAGCAGGCCGGAGCGCGCGTGTACCGCACCGACCGCCAGGGCACCGTCACCGTCCAGGGCAGCGGCGACGGCACGTACACCATCGCCACCGACCGCTGA
- a CDS encoding GH1 family beta-glucosidase codes for MTGFPDGFVWGVATSAYQIEGAAREDGRGVSVWDTFSHAPGRVRGGATGDVTCDHYHRWPGDVALLRELGVGAYRFSVAWPRVQPGGRGRANAAGLAFYDRLVDELLGAGVQPWVTLHHWDLPQELEDAGGWLNRDTAHRFEEYAFLVGERLADRAAAFMTLNGPSVVMLRGYAHGTHAPGRTLGLGAFPTAHHQLLAHGLAARALREADARQVGIANQYAPAWPATDRDADVQAAGLLDALRTHLFTDPLLRAAYPAPVLDLLREHAPQVLEAVRPGDLDVIAAPLDVLGVNDAQPDWVRADPRRPFGVAPEPAPTGATGPEGLTRTLTDLKERYGDACPPLVVTGSGCALPDVPDADGRVRDVARIHSLEAHIEATRLAVQQGAPVTGYLAWTLLDHFEWAAGFEQRSGLVHVDFATQVRTRKDSFSWYEAWLRDQG; via the coding sequence ATGACAGGCTTTCCGGACGGGTTCGTATGGGGTGTGGCGACATCGGCGTACCAGATCGAGGGTGCGGCGCGTGAGGACGGGCGCGGCGTGAGCGTGTGGGACACGTTCAGCCACGCGCCGGGGCGGGTGCGGGGCGGCGCGACCGGCGACGTGACCTGTGACCACTACCACCGCTGGCCAGGGGACGTGGCGCTGCTGCGCGAACTGGGCGTGGGCGCGTACCGCTTCAGTGTGGCGTGGCCGCGCGTGCAGCCCGGCGGACGCGGGCGGGCGAACGCGGCGGGACTGGCCTTCTACGACCGGCTGGTGGACGAGTTGCTGGGCGCGGGCGTGCAGCCGTGGGTGACGCTGCACCACTGGGACCTACCGCAGGAGCTGGAGGACGCGGGCGGGTGGCTGAATCGCGACACGGCGCACCGGTTCGAGGAGTACGCGTTCCTGGTCGGGGAGCGGCTGGCGGACCGCGCGGCGGCGTTCATGACGCTGAACGGGCCGTCCGTGGTGATGCTGCGGGGGTACGCGCACGGCACGCACGCGCCGGGTCGGACGCTGGGCCTGGGGGCGTTCCCGACCGCGCACCATCAGCTGCTGGCGCATGGGCTGGCGGCGCGGGCGCTCCGGGAGGCGGACGCGCGGCAGGTGGGCATCGCCAATCAGTACGCTCCGGCGTGGCCCGCCACAGACCGTGATGCGGACGTGCAGGCGGCCGGCCTGCTGGACGCGCTGCGCACCCACCTGTTCACCGATCCCCTGCTGCGCGCCGCGTACCCCGCGCCCGTGCTGGACCTGCTGCGCGAGCACGCCCCGCAGGTGCTGGAGGCCGTGCGCCCCGGCGACCTGGACGTGATCGCCGCGCCGCTGGATGTCCTGGGCGTGAACGACGCCCAGCCGGACTGGGTGCGGGCCGATCCGCGCCGTCCCTTCGGCGTGGCGCCGGAACCCGCCCCGACGGGGGCGACCGGGCCCGAGGGCCTTACCCGGACGCTGACGGACCTGAAGGAACGCTACGGGGACGCCTGCCCGCCGCTGGTCGTCACGGGCAGCGGCTGCGCCCTGCCCGACGTACCGGACGCCGACGGGCGGGTGCGGGACGTGGCGCGCATTCACTCCCTGGAGGCGCACATCGAGGCCACCCGATTGGCGGTCCAGCAAGGAGCGCCGGTGACCGGGTATCTGGCCTGGACGCTCCTGGACCATTTCGAGTGGGCGGCAGGCTTCGAGCAGCGCTCCGGGCTGGTGCACGTGGACTTCGCCACGCAGGTGCGGACCCGCAAGGACAGCTTTTCCTGGTATGAGGCGTGGCTGCGGGACCAGGGGTGA
- the hemC gene encoding hydroxymethylbilane synthase — translation MRMVTVGTRGSTLALAQTQWVVARLKEEWPDTDFRIQTISTKGDRNRGSLEAMAQKGDKGFWVKEIEDALLAKRIDIAVHSLKDLPTEQPEGLEVSSIPRRVDARDVLIGKEGMKRLADLPQGARVGTSSVRRKAFLRAYRPDLQVIDLRGNIDTRLAALAGNEYDAIILAAAGLIRTEMRHRIDEFVEPDIMLPAPGQGALALETRADDDLTIEVAYAIHDHTTDDRITAEREFLAGLGAGCMAPVGAHATVKGGLLTLEGWVGALDGGHVIRATTQGDPSECADLGAELATDMLDRGAQALIDAAHS, via the coding sequence ATGCGGATGGTGACGGTAGGAACGCGCGGCAGCACTCTTGCGCTTGCACAGACCCAGTGGGTGGTGGCTCGCCTGAAAGAGGAATGGCCGGACACGGACTTCCGCATTCAGACCATCAGCACGAAGGGCGACCGCAACCGCGGCAGCCTGGAGGCCATGGCGCAGAAGGGCGACAAGGGCTTCTGGGTCAAGGAGATCGAGGACGCCCTGCTCGCCAAGCGGATCGACATCGCGGTGCACTCCCTGAAGGACCTGCCCACCGAGCAGCCCGAGGGCCTGGAGGTCAGCTCCATTCCCCGCCGCGTGGACGCGCGCGACGTGCTGATCGGCAAGGAAGGCATGAAACGCCTCGCGGACCTCCCGCAGGGCGCCCGCGTGGGCACCAGCAGCGTGCGCCGCAAGGCGTTCCTGCGCGCCTACCGCCCGGACCTGCAGGTCATCGACCTGCGCGGCAACATCGACACGCGCCTCGCCGCGCTCGCCGGGAACGAGTACGACGCGATCATCCTGGCCGCCGCCGGACTGATCCGCACCGAGATGCGCCACCGCATCGACGAGTTCGTCGAACCCGACATCATGCTCCCCGCCCCCGGCCAGGGCGCCCTGGCCCTGGAAACCCGCGCGGACGACGACCTGACCATCGAGGTCGCGTACGCCATCCACGACCACACCACCGACGACCGCATCACCGCCGAACGCGAATTCCTCGCGGGCCTCGGGGCCGGGTGCATGGCCCCGGTCGGCGCGCACGCCACCGTCAAGGGCGGCCTGCTGACCCTCGAAGGCTGGGTGGGCGCCCTGGACGGCGGGCACGTCATCCGCGCCACCACGCAGGGCGACCCCAGCGAATGCGCCGACCTGGGCGCCGAACTGGCCACCGACATGCTTGACCGGGGCGCGCAGGCCCTGATTGACGCGGCGCACAGCTGA